The following DNA comes from Pannonibacter sp. XCT-53.
CAAGACCGGCCGTCAGCATCAGCACTGTCAGCGGAATGTTGTCCCAGACGAGGCCGATGACCGGCCCCCACGGGGTCAGGTAGGGGCTCGGCAGTTTCGGCAGACCGGCGGCGTTGAGCAGGATGTCGACCATGCCGTTCGGCCCCAGCGTGCGGATGAGTGCATAGGCGAGAATGACCGAGGGCACGAACAGCGGGAAGATGGCCAGCGCCTGCACATAGGCCGAGAGCGGTCCGCGCGAGAAGCGCAGATAGAGGGCGATCGGCAGGCAGATCACCAGGAGGAGCACGGCGCAGACCGCCGTGGTCCAGAAGGTGAGGGCCAGGTTGTTGAGGCTGTAGGGATCGGAGAAGAACGCGACATAGCTGTCGAGCGAGAGCACGAGCCCCTCGTCGGTCCGAAGCGTCAGCGTCGTCACCAGCGCATTGAGGATCGGATAGACAATCAGCCAGCCCAGCAGTCCGACCGGAAAGAGGACGAGGAGGAGGCCGGTTGGCCTCTTCCTCTGGACGGACAGGCGGGCAGGCACCGTGGCACCGGCGACGGTCATCCGGTCAGCCGCGCGTCAGCGTCGGGGCCACATTGCGGTACCAGCCATCGTTGATGGCGGTTGCCCAGTCGCCCGACGGGAACACCGGGATCTCGTTCGGAACGACGGCGGCGTATTTCTCGCGCAGCGCCGGGGCCACATGGTCCCAGGACACGCCCGGGAAGCCGCCGAGGTCGGAAATGATCAGCGACTGGATCTCTTCCGACAGCATGAAGTTGGCGAGCAGCAGGGCGCGGTCGCGCTGGGCGGCGTTGGTCGGGATGGTCATGGCGGAGAAGCCGCCGCAGAAGGCCAGGTCCTTGAGCTGGACCAGACCGGTGGTCTCCGGCAGCACGCCCTGGGCCATGGCCTGCAGCACCTGGTCGGACCAGACCGGGACCATGGTGACGACGCCCTGGCCGAGCATCTGCAACGACTGGCTGTTGCCGCCGGTGTAGGCGCCCTTGTCATAGAGATACGGGGCGAGATCCTTCAGCACCTCCCAGGCCGGCAGCAGCATCCTGTCGCCCGCTTCGGCGGTGTAGTTGGAGATGGTGAAGGCCTTGGGGTCGCGGCCGTTCACCTCATGGATGGCGCGGCGGACGAAATTGCCGCCCGACCCGCCCTTGTCGGGACGGTTGTAGATGAACTGGCCCGGGTTGGCCTTGATCCAGGTGACGAGGTCGGC
Coding sequences within:
- a CDS encoding ABC transporter permease, with the protein product MTVAGATVPARLSVQRKRPTGLLLVLFPVGLLGWLIVYPILNALVTTLTLRTDEGLVLSLDSYVAFFSDPYSLNNLALTFWTTAVCAVLLLVICLPIALYLRFSRGPLSAYVQALAIFPLFVPSVILAYALIRTLGPNGMVDILLNAAGLPKLPSPYLTPWGPVIGLVWDNIPLTVLMLTAGLGQVSDNAVEAARDAGARPRHLLLHIILPQIVNALLVALAFAVLGIFSSFTLPYVLGPASPELMGPYMQRTFADLMQPRMAITQAVITFAICAVFGAFYVRSVIRSREVR
- a CDS encoding extracellular solute-binding protein — its product is MNRREFLSLSSLTLGTTLLGGLALPRLALAADGTVFVYTGSDQNISDFWTNIVFPRFTAAHGGLVKMVDAGDNAGLRAIADRTLAALATGTDPQIEIFEAFDPRFPADGIARNLWVNFKEAGLANYGKINPAAIDSDFSLPYRGSQVLLAYDATKLKAADAPTTWADLVTWIKANPGQFIYNRPDKGGSGGNFVRRAIHEVNGRDPKAFTISNYTAEAGDRMLLPAWEVLKDLAPYLYDKGAYTGGNSQSLQMLGQGVVTMVPVWSDQVLQAMAQGVLPETTGLVQLKDLAFCGGFSAMTIPTNAAQRDRALLLANFMLSEEIQSLIISDLGGFPGVSWDHVAPALREKYAAVVPNEIPVFPSGDWATAINDGWYRNVAPTLTRG